The genomic stretch ccaaaaaaccctctcaGCCCCCGCCGTGGCCACCCCAGCCCCCCAAACCTCCTCTTGCCGCAGCGCCCGCTGCCCCTCGCACCTGCCCGGGGTGGGGGGACACACGCCACGCTGTCACATGAGGGGAGGGGGCGCCGGGCCCGGGGACCCCTCCTCACCCCCCCGAGGGTCGAGCCGGCAGCGGGAGCTCGACAACTCCGCGGTGCCTTCGTCACACCGGCAGTGGGGGGCAATGGGGGGCCGGGggtcccctcctcccctctgctgctcccaccccacAGCGGGTCAGGGGCTGCAGCGATGGAGCCCCCCCGGCTCTGACCCCCCCAAATCTGCCCCACGGCGGCTCCCTGGGGCCCCTGTGCTTCCGTGAGGGCGTTTGGGTGTCCCAGCACCCCCCGGCAGCACAGAGGGTGCGGTGGGACCCATCGATGTCCCTCACACATCCCGGGCCCCCCCAAACTGCTCCTGCACCCCACACTGTGGGGGGGGCTCCACACCCTGCCCTGGGGGTCCCGCTGTGGGGTCCCCCCTCCCACCGCCCAGATCCGCCCACGATTCCCAAGGGAGACAAAACCCCCCTGGAGTCAATCCCCACCCCTGAGCGCTGGAAATTCCCCCCGGGAGAGAAATAACCccgggagggtggggagggaaagggtggggagcagaggaagggtGGAGGTTTGGGAGGGGGGATGCGGGGTGGACAGTGAGGGGTGAGGGATTCGGGATGAGCAATGAGGGATTCGGGATTCGGGATTCGGGATGAGCAatgagggatgagggatgagCGATGAGCAATGAGGGATGCAGGAACATGGGAATGCAGGACGATGGATGTGGGAACATGGAATGCAGGGTGAGGGATGCGGCATGAAGGAGGCAAGGGCGGGGGGTGTGGGATGATGGGTGCAGGATACGGAATATGGGATGCAGGGTAATGGATGCGGGATGGGGGATAGGGAATGCGGGAGAATGGAtgcgggatgcgggatgcgggaTGAGCACGGCCTGCTGTTGCTATGGTGACAGTGATGGGGGGGGGAGCACAGGCGGTTCCCGGCCCTTCCTGAGCACTCAGACGTGGAGGATGCGGGTGTTCAGCCCTGGAGGGGATAATGGGAGCCAGGGGCTTCCAACTCCTCCAGGGGAACACGTTCTCCCCTCCCCAGCGCCCCAAACCTGTGGGTACCCACCCAGCTGCTCAGTCCGTGCCTCTTCCCCTGGGGGACCCCCACCCTGTAAGAGCCCGGGGTGCTCCGGCTGCCCTCCCGGGGGGGTCACGGCTGGGATATTTGGGGATTGATGGAGGGGGAGCTGAGCTCTGAACCCCCCAATTCCTGGCAGGGCCGGCCGAGCGCAGCGGCCGCGGCGGCGCCGAGATCTGCAGCCTgcggggaggggctggggccgCACCTGCATCCACGGAGCGGCGAGACACAACGGGAAAggggggccggggctgcgggaaaaggggggccggggctgcgggaaAAGGGGGCCGAGGCTGCAGGAAAGGGGGGCCGAGGCTGCAGCTACATTCCAGCACCGTGACGGTCACTGTCCCACAGGACCCGGTGTCCCCCCACGGGCTGGATCCCAGGCGGGGCCATGGGCTGTCCCTGTGGGCATGGGGTGGCTCGGGGTCCCGGCTGTGTCTCCTCTGGCCCCCAAAatctgcctctctctgctgaGGGCACCCCAGGACTGGCCGAGGCCACTGGTGGGGCCTGGATCCATCCAGCAATTTCCTGGCAaggcagaagctgcagcagatgaagcagcagctgcgCTGCCCAGCACACCCTGGTGTCCTCCACGCTGCCCAGGGCGCTCACTGCCCACCCCACTGCCCACGGTACCACTGCCCACCACCCTGCCATGCTCTGCATCGTTCATCACTGCGTTCAACGCCCACCGGCCCCTGCTCACGTGCGATGCCCCCttggccagggcagggcagggcctggggagCCCTGGGGATGCCCCAAAGCTCCCTGCACCTCTcactccagcctggctgtggttCTGGGGGCgaggctgggcacagggagcgcAGCCGCATCGCCAAAGCCACAGCTGAGCCCCCGGCCGGCTGCggctcccggagcccccgggGACATTAAACAAACAGCGTGTTGTCACCAGCCCGGGCTGATCGACCCGGCCCCGGGGACCGCAGCAAACCCCCCCCGGGGAGCACAGCCCCCCCATACCGACCCTGCACACACGCGGGGGAACAcgcggggacacgggggttTGGGATCCGCCACCCTGCCCTCACACAGCATCGAGCCCCGCACACACCCGCACACAcccgcgcacacacacacacacacgaacATCGACGCACGGGGATGGATGTGGGGCCCCGGTGGGGCGAGCATTGGGGTCCTCAACgccccccagcacagcccccccCCCACAATGCAGGGCCGGCCTCACCCACCCCGCACCCCAGGGCGCCCGTGGGAGTGGGACGTGCTCTGGGACGTGCTGGGGCCAGCAGCCACCTCCCCACCCCCATCCGGGGTGCCCGGGGACACCCcgcaccccagggacacccctgcTCGGGGACACCCCTGCTCGGGGACACCCCTGCCCGGGGACCGGCGCTGGGGCCCTTGGGGTGCCCCCGGGGTGGGGTTGACGCGCTCCCTTAGAGGCCGAGGTTTTTGAGGGGCCGGTTTGGGAGGTGGATTTGGGGTGCGGGTTTgtggggagggtttggggctCCAAGGCCGGGGCTCAGCCGCAATCCCCGGCCCAGCCGCGCTCGGGGAGCGTCGGGAGGGGGGGGTCTGCGGAGAGCCCGGCTCGCGTCGGGGCGGGGGGAGCTGCTGTCACCCCGGGGATGACGCCCCCGCCTCGCCCGCAGGATGGGAAtgagaatgggaatggggatgggaatggggatgaaGGTGAGAATGGGGACGGCGGGTGctgctccctcttcccccccTCCCGCGGACTCCCCGCAGAGCCCCGGCATTGTCCGGCCTTTGTCCCCGCAGGATGCGGGGGATAAACGCTGCCCGACCCTCCCGATTCGCTCTGAACCCCCTGATCCGCCCTGAACCCTCCTGTCCCCCGATCCCCCCGATCCCGCGGGACGGAGCCGCGCCCGCCGCAGGACGCGCCGCAGCCAGGGCCGGGGGCATCCGCACCGCGGGGAGGGGGCGCAGATCGGGGCCCCCCCGGCGCATCCAAACCCCCGCAAGCCGACACCGCACCCCGATCCccacccccggccccgcggcgcaGCTTCCCCCGCTTCCCCCCATCCCCGGCGGCCGCAGCGGCCGGAGCCCCCGGGGGCTCAGGGGGctcgggggctgcggggggcaGGTGCGGCCGTACCTCATCCCCGGCGGTGCGGAGCGctgcggggcggcgcggggcggcgcggaGCTGGGCGAGGCTCCGGCGCGGCCCCGAGCAGCCGCAtcccgcccccgccccccgcTGGCGGTCGGGATTTTCCAGCCGTTAGAGGGCGGCACCGGGGGCTCCCCGCGCCCCCCTCCGCTCTCCCCGGACCGTGCCGGGCGGGGGGAGACGGGACCCCCGGCAAGGGCTCCGGTCCCTTCCATCCGCCTCTTTTGCAGCCTCCGCAAAAACGCCGGGATCTGCCCCGTCCCCATGTCCCGGAACGCACCTGCCGCTCCCGACAGGACCGGTCCCGACACACAGAACCTGCTCCCTGAGACCGGACCGGTCCCGACAGACCGAACCGGCTCTCCAGACCGAACCTGTCCCCCGCCAGCCGCCCGGTGCCGTCCCCAAGCTCTTGGGGACACACCCAAGGTGCGGCAGCTCTGGCTGAGCCCCGGTGCCCCCCCGGGATGAGCGGGACCCTCAGGACGACCCCTCTGCAGCCGATCCCTCCCGGGACCGTGGCTTCTGCTATGCGCTCAGGCCACTGTCACCCACCGAGATCACTGTCACCCACCGAGGCCACTGTCACCCACCGAGATCACTGTCACCCACCGAGGCCACTGTCACCCGGCCAGCTCCCGGCTGGGGCGTCCTGGCCCTGCAGGCATCATCCCCGGGGCAGAGAGTCTCCACACGGCCCCAGCAGTGACCACAGCTGGACAGTGACCACGGCAGGAGAGCGACCACGGCAGGAGAGCGAccacagcaggacagtgacCACGGCAGGACAGTGACCCTGGCTGGAGAGTGAccacagcaggacagtgacCCCAGCGCTCTTCTCCCCACTGCCACCAGCAAGGCTGGGAGGACTCTCAAGGTCACGTTGCTTGAACAAAAAGGACCCGGAGCCAGGGGACATTCCCTAAAGGACAAATGgcctcagcagcaccagccatGGGAATGGGATGTGGGTGTGAGATGtaaagagctggagctgggccccCAGGGTCCCCTGAGGAATGCCCAAGGGACCccggccagcagcagggacaagcCAGGACCACCCTGGGGACAAACGGTCCCTCTCCACCGATGGCTTCACTGCGGGACTTGGTGCTGGCGATGAGCATTGGGTTCATCTGGCTCAGTGCAGGGACAAACCGGATCATCCACCTGGGATCACCTCATCTTCCTTCCCATCATCACCCTCATCCCTGACAGCATCCCCCAAAAcacatccctccctcccagcctgagctgcagacGCCCAGCTCACCCCCCACCCAATGCCACTCTGATCCCCGTCACCAAAATCCTTTGGGTGCCCAAGCTAAGGATGAGGAAATGACGATTTGGGGTTTTGACGTCCTGTGATGGGCCTTGGCAGCTTCTCCTGGGGCTCAGGCTGGTTCTGAGCCCTGGGAACCCCCCCTGCCTCCCTCCAGTTCCACATTCCCCGTGTTTGTATTAACAAATAAAGTTAAATACATGGAAATGCTGCAAATATTAAAGTGCCATTCCCCACTTCCCAGTGAAGGAATTTCCCTCATTTACCAAACCCACACGAAGACGATTCGTTTGCTGCAGGAGCCCACAGAAAACAGTGCCAAAAAACCTGGGAATACCCAGGAAAACATCCCATCACGGTGGAGTTCAGCacaccccagccctggggaacagAGAGGCAGGAGACAGAGGGATCCAGGTGGAATTTCTTTATTTACACTGCTCGAGGCTCCCCCCAGGTTACTTGAGCGGGATGAAGCGGGAGGAGTGGGTGGCACCGATGCCGGGCCGGCCGTGCTTCACCGGCTTGTACGTGATGGAGAACTCGCCCAGGTAGTGGCCGATCATCTCGGGCTGCAAGCGGAGAGATCCGAGCTGGGGACAGCGCCGGGGGCACAGGGACgtgcccggcccggggctggcaggagccgGGCACAGCCGGGTTACCCCGGCCGGGCTCCCCCCGTGGTGCCCTGACGTGGGGCCAGGGgggctcccccagctctgcccctcccgggacaggggacacagcgGCCACAGGGGCATTTGTGCCCTTCCAGGTGGAATTTAATGCCAGGCAGGAGCGAGAAATGGCATTCAATCCCACTGGTGGTATCGAGTGACACCACCCCGAAGGGTAATTCCACTCCTGGGAAAGCTCAGGGATCTGTTTCATCCCCAGGAGTGccagcaggctgggagctggggctgagcacaTGGATCACTGCACGGCCACTTCAGTGCTTTAGAGACACTGAGACccctctgggagctgcccctcccTGGGATGACATCTCCAGGTATCCCCCTGAGCCAACCCCGCTCCAAGGAGCATCCTGGAGCTCCCAAGATGACACCTCCAGGTATCCCCCTGAGCCAACCCCGCTCCAAGGAGCATCCTGGAGCTCCCAAGATGACACCTCCAGGTGTCCCCCTGAGCCAACCCCGCTCCAAGGAGCATCCTGGAGCTCCCAAGATGACACCTCCAGGTGTCCCCCTGAGCCAACCCTGCTCCAAGGAGCATCCTGGAGCTCCCAAGATGACACCTCCAGGTGTCCCCCTGAGCCAACCCCGCTCCAAGGAGCATCCTGGAGCTCCCAAGATGACTCCTCTGGGTGTTCCTCCAGCACCCTGGAGCCCTCCCAGACACAGGGAATGAGCAGAATTTACAAAGAGAACTCCGGACGCTGAGCTCAGTGCGAGAGCCACCTGCCGTGCCCCAGCTCACCTTGATCTCCACCTGGTTGAAGGTCTTGCCGTTGTAGACGCCCACCATGCTGCCCACCATCTCGGGCAGGATGATCATATCCCTCAGGTGGGTCTTCACCACCTCGGGCTTCTCCATGGGCGGCGCCTCCTTCTTGGCCTTGCGCAGGCGCTTGAGCAGCGAGTGCTGCTTGCGGCGCAGGCCCCGGTTCaggcgccgccgctgccgcgcGCTGTACAACTGCATCAGCTGCTCGCTGCAGGACGGGGACAGGCACGGGTCAGGGGACCCCAAACACAGCCTGGGGTACAGCGTGGGGAGAGCCCACAGCCACAGGGCTGCCCAGACAGAGCCTGGGGGACAGCCCCAGGGACCCCGAAATCAGCCTGGGGAACAGCCCAGGGATACCCCCAGGGACACAACCCCAGGGACCCCAAAGTGAGCCTTGGGTACAGCCCCAGGACACCCCCAGGGACCCCGAAATCAGCCTGGGGCGAACCCTCAGGGCCCCACAGCCAGGGTGTCACCCCGACTCAGCCCCAACAAATCCAGGGATCCCGAACTGAGCCTAGGGAACAGCCCAGGGACAACCCCAGTTACCCACACTGAGCCTGGGGTATGGGCTCATGAGACCCCCACGGACCCCAAAGCGAGCCTGGGGAACACCCTGGGGAACCCCACAGCCAcagggctgcccagagagaggcTGGGGTACAGTCCCAGGAGATTCCCAGGGCTCCATACCCAAGGGTACTACCTGCACTGAGCCTAGAGACATCCCCAGGGACACCAGACAGAGCCTGGGGTTTGTATGGCTCAGGGCCCTCAAACTGAGCTTGGGGTATGGCCTGGGAGACCTCTGGGAGCCCAAACCGAGCCCCGGGGAGACCCCCAAAATAACAGTGTTATCTCAACCGAGCCCGAGAGCACCAGGGACCCCCCACCCACAGCATCACCCAACTAAGCCTGGAGCAGGGCCCCGGGACCCCACACTGACGGTGTCACCCACTGAGAGACTTTAAACAGcccaaaaagcagctgctgaacaCCCAAACTCCCTCCGGTATTGCCGCTATTTGAACACGACACCGAGTACGGGGCAGAAACAGCTCCCAGACCCCCACACCCCAGCCCGGGGGGCTCCCAGCCCTTACTAGGACATGTCGAGCAGCTGGTCCAGGTCCACCCCGCGGTAGGTGAATTTGCGGAAGGTTCGCTTCTTCTTCTGCTCCACCTCCGCCTGCAGCGGGAGAGGGGGGGGTCAGGGGATTCAAGGCCGGCCGGCCCCGCGTTCCCCGCCCCGCACACGACAaggccgcggccccgccgagctCCGCGGGGCGCCCAGGCCGctccctcccctcagcccccttCCCGCCGGGGCACCCATGGCCCCCGCAGAGCCCCGGGGACGCCCATTCCCCGTCCCCCAGAGAAGCCCCGAGCCCCGGGCGGCGCCGCCGCGGCGGGTGAGGCCCGGCTGGGGCGCGGATGGCGGCGGATGGAGCTCGATGGAGGCGGCGGGGCCTCCCCCGCACCCACCATCTTGGCCGGGGCTGTTCGGAAAGGCCGGGCCCGCGCCGGAAGCGGCAGATCTCGCGAGAGCCGCGCGGACGGAACGGGCGGAGAAGCCGCGCACGCGCAGCGCTTCCGCCCTCAGAGCCCTTAAAGGGGCCGCACCCGCAGCGCGAGGACACCCGTGAGGGACGGAGCATCCCCTTGCCCCCTGAACATCCAGGGAAATCTCAGGTTCCAATGAAACCGCTCCTTCCCGCCCGCCCAAGGTGGAACCCAGCAGGGACAGGTCACAGTCGCCTGGACCTCGCAGCGCCCCGGGCCAGCTCTGAGCATCCCGCACCTGTTTTGGAAGCCAGCTTTGTCTCTGACCCGCGGATGCTCCCCTTGCTGTGCCGGTGGAGGTGAGGGCACGCTGGGCGTTTGGCACAGGTCGGCCCGGTTGGGCCCCCGAGGGAGGCTCCAGGTCTAATGGCCCACACGGGCCTGGAAGAGCTGGTTCTGCGCAAACCGGGTCCAAACCCACTTTTATCCCTGAAGAGGGTGAAGATGTTGGGTGCCCTCCGTTCTGAGTGTCCGTGGAGCTCCAGGGTGGTGCTGTGCCATTTCCACGGTGTTCCACTCCTGAAGGAGTCGAGTTGGTCTCAAAAGTGACGCCGGCACAAACAtcgctggagcagctcctgttccagcaggaattccGAGCTCAGGGATGTAATGGAGCGAGGAACAGAGCAATGAGGATTCAAGCCCAAAGGATTCACAGCGAGTGGAACCAGATCcacacaaaatacaaaatacaaaatccCGTCTGAACTGATGGAAGTCCTGCCAGGAGCAAGCCAGCGACCTCCACAGCACAGACACATCCAACACATCCCCAGTCCCTCAGTAACAGTGATTAATTACAGCAGACAGGGCTAATGAGCACACACAGGCCcgggagaaggatccaggggcagGATTTGGGGCTGCCCTTGAGCCAAGGCACATTTCCACCTCAGGGAGACCCTTGCCCAGTTTAGCCCCACATTTCAGAGCCAAACCCCGGGTTGATATTCCAGAAGACACAAGGCAAAGTTACAGACACTGATATCCACTAAAGATGTTGATAAATCCATAAATTACCCAATTTCCTGCAGTGCCTTGAGGTCAAGGGCAAAAAGCGGCATTTATGTCACTGCCACCATCATGTGTGACCCAACACGGGGCCAGGCCAAGGGTTTTAGGAGCCCTTTACCAGCATGGATCCAATCCAGGCTGGAGAGTCCTGGACCTCACTGGATCCCCTGCACATCCAAGCCCTTCACCACGAGAGGCTGGAtcaaagccattccctgggatggatccaATTCAGGTAGGAGCCCTTTGCCAGGAGGGATCCAAGCCAGCCTGGAGGATCCCTCACCTGGCTGGACCCAATCCAAGCCTGAGCCCTGATCCAACCTGATGTGGTGAAAAGCTCTTCCAAGGGGCTGCATCTGATCCAGGTTGGAGGATCCATCCCCACGCCAGATCCCATCCAGGAGTGGcttcctggcagtgccaccccacggggcaggcacagggcacagctggcGACACCACACACACCCAGCAAAGCTGACCCTGAAGACTCCCAAGGGACTTTTCCAGAAAACCCACActcacaaaagcaaaaaaaacccagaaaaatggAGACAGGCTGGTGTTTCTAATCCAAAGGTTCTTGTCTTTATTCAAACCAGGGCTCAGCACTGCTCAGTGCCAAACGCACCAAAAACCTTTTTGCCTGAGGGAAATCCACAGGTGGCCGAGGCCTCCGGAGCCCCGCGGCGTAGCGAGGGAAGCGCGGAGCCCGGAGCCAGCGCTCTGTGCGTCCGCAGCTCCcgccctggcccagctctgccccccagaacaaacagcaaaatacaCTCAGCAGGTTTCTGTCAACTCCCAGAGTCTCGGAACCCTCCGCCCCAGCGCTGccgtggggagggagggaggggctgcagctctcccccCGCCTCCGACAGCGCTCACGGAAACcctgttttaaattaaaaaataagccAGCATACATAGTAGaaaatttctcttaaaaatttCACAATCtgtaaatgtatatatttttttttttttcttttaaacataaaaGTTTACAATATACGGTAAAACAAAGgctcaggaaaaataatttcaaaaaaaagaaacctgaagTTTTGAATTAAAgctgaagacatttttaaaacccTGTAATTTGAACCAgtgacattttctttatttgtgctGATGGGttagagaaaggaaaatctttaaaaactgCAGTCCAAacacccacagctctgccttcagaAGCCATCTGCCCCCACCCCGCATATCCCCCCGCCCccacgaaaaaaaaaaaaaaaaaaaaattgttgttaggtttttttttcttccatcaagTAATGTGATTGTCACAAGTTCAGAAGTCTGGGATCCCGGGGTTCAGCTGGGCCCAGAGATCCCTGTGGACAGCACTCCCTGATTGCCAGCCCAGGCTAGCGCCGGTAGGGATGGAATCCTTGCACGTTGTGGTTCTGTCCCCGGCCGAAGCCGCTGCCGCCGGCCGGGGGGCCGCTGGATGGCTGCACCGAGGGGCCTCCGTAGGGAGGGGGCTGCTGGCTGAGATCAGAGAAACCTTGTCCAAACCCACTCAAGTCTTGTCCATaccctggggaaaagggaaatgcaCGGGATGAgcttccaggagcagccacGGGTGTGAATCCCACACCTGACGCCGCTCCCTCCCGGAATAACgcctgggaggagcagcagctctggggtcctgCAGGGATTTTCCTTCCTGGCAGAGGAAATGGgtgaaaaggagaagggaacagGTGTGCAGGAAGGGGGAGCTGTGTTTGGGGTAatcccagccaggctggccGTTCAACCATCTGCTCACGGCTCTGGGGTGCTTGGGAGCAGTTTgattttgggttgggttttttattggCTAAAAGCTGTCAGATCCAGCACAGACAAGAGATGGAGCCAGGAAGTTTTCCCTGAAACCTCTCAGATTGAGGGTGCAGTTATTGGATTTTGGCTTTGCACACTCCAAGTCTTCCTGCACTGAACAAACAATCCTAAAATTCCCTTTCAAAACATAAATATTGGGACCTGCACCACAGTGAGCAGAATTTAGGGACAGGGAGAAAAACTGgggttttctttccaaaagaCTGGCTGGAATTCCTGCTACCAACACAAAATTTGCAACTACATGTAAATTGAGACGACTGAGGAATTGAGAAATTTAATTCAGATTCTCATAATTAAATATGACTCTTAATCCTGGCATCAgcaccagcccctgctctgAAAGATGCTATTAAGGCTCCTAATTACCAAGagcatttctgcagtgctgcctctccctgtgcaGGCTTAGAGCAGGTTTAACTCTCTTAATCCCAAACAAAGTCTCTTAGCACGTCTTCAGCAGTTCAATTTcaagctctgcctgtccctcaGGACTCGCTGGCACTAATGAGCACTAAAACACAGCGAGCTcaggctctgggagctccaAATGCTCCTCCTGGCATTTGT from Hirundo rustica isolate bHirRus1 chromosome 26, bHirRus1.pri.v3, whole genome shotgun sequence encodes the following:
- the RPS15 gene encoding small ribosomal subunit protein uS19, with the protein product MAEVEQKKKRTFRKFTYRGVDLDQLLDMSYEQLMQLYSARQRRRLNRGLRRKQHSLLKRLRKAKKEAPPMEKPEVVKTHLRDMIILPEMVGSMVGVYNGKTFNQVEIKPEMIGHYLGEFSITYKPVKHGRPGIGATHSSRFIPLK